agtttgaaaataaacacaaaacaaattgCCAAATTCCAAAAAGATGTGAATGAATCTCTTTACACTTTGTGTAAATGTAAACTTTGGGACACACTCTGGTCTTAATATAGTGTTGGATTTATTACCTATTAAGTTTCctattaaatatttattttgctttatgtTGCTGAAGACGGACACAATATGTTTAATTAATGAATCCTGACTTGGATAAAGCTGTGAGGAACAAAGGCCGCAAAAGTTGCCTCAAAATGTTTCTTTCAGCAGTTCTCATCTTCAACAAGGactaacacaaaaaaaacaggcttaaaGAGAAATGTAGTAGTTTAGTTTATTCATtagtaaaaaaaatcaactgaaaGAGGTTGTGTTTTTGCTGTCACTGTTGAAAGTGAAAATCTAAATATAGGACTAAAACTAAAGAAATTGATGGATGCAAAGGCTAGTGTGGTGGTGGTTTCTGGCTCACAGTATGACAGGGAAAAGAAGGACTGTAACtgaaacatacaaacaaataaaatgataaaatatcATGCTGTAAATACATACATCATGTATTTTGGACATTTCCTTTAGTCTAAATAAAGTGACGAAGAGCAGTATGCGCAGAGAAAAAGGAACATTCACGGCAACATCAGTGTTTTCTTTACAGCAATCCAAGGGGGACTCTGAGCTGCAGGAAATCATGAAGCGGAGACAGGAGAGGATCGACTCTGGTGGAAAAGACTGAACCTGTTCAGCAACGGAGCTCCTTCCAGACAGTTTCCTCCCTCGCGGCTTTCATAGCTTCAGCAGCTTACTCAATCATTTTGCAGTTTATTGTGATCTCCAGTAGAAAATCTAAGACATATTGTgtacgttttttttaattgtatatttattttttatcttcaaATGTGCATGTTCTTCAAATGGTTTCAAATCATGTCACTTTTgattttaatttctcaaattgtTGAAGGGATATCTGCAGAGATTGGGAGCATATCATCTCATGTAcagtttggtgtgtgtgtgtgtgtacacgtgtgtttgggtgtgagCGCGCGTATGTGTAGGCATGACGTGCATGTaacatacatatatgtatgaGCAGTGTGGTCATTGTTTATGCTCGCTGCTAATATTGTTTACTAAATGACTTGGTAAATACGTAAATCATCGCTGTTGCATTTTAAAAATCAGTGCCAGAACATTTGTCACATTTTCTGATGTATAGCCAATTATTTTCCTATTGCTGTTTACAGGAATGATAAAACACGCTTTGTGTTACTACTCGCAGGTGTCAGTAGTCTCACCCTGGTTGGCAAATGCTGATCGGCACTAAGTATTATTATGTATAATCTTTGTTTCTTCAGATTTCAGACATGCTTATCAAGCAGTAATTCTGCACGAGGTCATTGTCATTAAAAGTGAGATGCTGTCTTtaatgtttgtctgtttgtttttattttggcgACTTGGTATTTTGCAAAGTAAACTCCACAGATGGGGAAAAATAAAGAGTAAATGCTGTAGATCTGTTGTTGTAgttaaaaacaatgaaattaaGATTCAGAGATCACTTTCATTGGGTTGTAAATATTGTGGGATGCATTGGTTAAAAAGACCATAATTAAAAAGCTGTCCTTTATAAAGAAAAacgttttctgtcttttttttttttcccctatgtCTTTGTTTGTCAGTGCAATAATAAAGCCAGAAGTGTGGGTACAGTCAACTGTTTCTTTATTGTAAACTAAGATGACAAATCAAAGGTTCTCGGTGAAGAAGCTACACATTTGacagagaaaattaaaaaaatctttatgAAGATCAGGATTTTTATTTGTCAGGACACTTGCGGTTATGCCTCAAAGGTTATATCACAGTGCAGAAAAATTGTTAATACTTTAAAATTATTCACAGTTTTACTCTTTTTTAACCATACTAGCATAGATCAAGAGGCCCGAACGTCACACGAGCACAATGGACTAGCAAATCGGTTAACAGTAACACCTACGAAACAAAAAGATTAACACTATTAACTGATTTTCCAAAGTCAAATAGACACAATCATTTTTAGTTGTAAAAGAAGGAGAATGCATCTTTCTTTCGACACCCAGCTTGTCATTTATGATGATACGCGTCAAGCCAGAGATCCCCTGATTTTTTCAGTGACCTGAGGAAAAAAGTGGACAAAACATAAGTAAATTAACACTCCGTTTTCATCTTTTTTAATTGTTGAAAAAGACTGAGAGCCTTTGATTACACAGACATTCACAACCTTCTATCCTCATCGTTCTGTTAATGTTTACTGAATCAACACACAAACTCCTTTTGCTGCCTGCTAATAACATCGGTTGGGATTTTTAGCTTTGTTGCTCATCCTGCCAGTGAGTTCTTACCTGACAACATCAACCATGCCTTGCCACAAAGTTTTCACCTCGTATGGAATGCCGTGTTTCTCACAAAGAGCACGGACCTGTGGCGCCACCGCCTGGTAGTTATGGCGTGGCATCCTGGGAAACAAActtcagagagagaaagaggtgcCCGTTAGACATAACGACAGCAAACGCATTCCAACATTTGTGTAAAAAACTTTGAGAAAGGCGTTACCCAAAAGGGATTTTTTTGCAAAAAATAATTGCGTGTCTAGCGGCACATTAAAGATATACTTTGCCTCAAAACAGGAATTTAGCAATCTCACTTTAATTTTTAGAAAAGACAAAAGAATTCAAAATCATTGAGGTCAAATGAGTTCCTGTATGGATGAGTATGGATTACATTGTGTTTTGTAGTCATTGAATGGACTTTGGTCCAGAAAAGTAACCCCCCCCTAACATACAGTAATCCTGTTTTGATTCCAGCGTTCTCAGTCTGCTCAATATGAAGTGAATGTTTCACACAGTCTTTACCCACTTATCCAGACTTTTTCTGCACCAGACATTTTGCGTATTTTAACCAAAGTCACAGTTTTGTTTGTGTAATGATCTTTAGTATTTTACTCTGAACTCTTAGTGCTTGATGCATCTGTAGAGCAGAAAAGAAgtctttcatttcatttcagcaCTCTTTGAGAGAGCTAAAATTGTACTCTTGTTTGTCTGATAACTTGGCCAATATTGACTTTGCTCCCAAAACAAATAATTTGACTACTTACTGGTGCTCAATCTGAAAGTTGAGGTGTCCACTGAACCAGTCGTTGAAGGTGGACTGCTCAATATTGCAAGTGGCTTGTAActgaaaaagaagatgaaacaAGAGTAAAGATGAGTTAATACACCGATAAATTTGCTATACAGCTGTGTCTGCTTATCCTTCAGTGGGTGGATGTGGTTAGAAACACAAACCTCACATTAGGCAGTACAGTGTGACGTCTTcattaattaaataaacaaaaaaaaaaaaaaaacagcagtctgAATAAAACTAGTGATTGTAATCTTGGGACACTGAAATAATTGCATCGTTTAAtggaaaaatccaaagatctcAAAGACGCCCTCCAGTGAAAGATCCGTTTTAAGCCTTGGTCACATTTCCATATGAGGGGTTTTTTAAATGCTTGAAAACATATCTTGATTCAAATGAGCTGCCAAAGCTGGGCATTTGTACCTTGCATCTGCAATggatgaaagaaataaaaaagaaaataataaaaaggtaACAGTATTTATCAATCAAGCAGGCACCTGCATGGTCAGCCAGTCTTGGCGCTTCTCGTGGTCAATCTCCTTCGGCAGGTGGCTCATCTGGGTCACCCACACAAACCAGTGGCTCTCTAAAAACCTGTTAACGAATAAGAATAAGACTACggtgttatttgctgttaaaacttaagaataaaaacaatttaTGAATAGGAACATCGGATAAAAACAAAGGCCTTATTTCATATTTCTATACCTTACAAAGGTCATGAGTGCCAACGAGCCGAACACACCGTACAGGGGTACGTAACAGTAGAAGTAACGGAAGTAGTACGTCATGGCCCAGGACAAATCCTTTGAAAGGAAAAGTTCTAATCATTTCAatgtttgttttctgcaaaGAAGGACCATGATTCActatcaagttttttttttaaatctttacttATGACACACTTTATATCacataatgaaataaaaaaaaataaaataaaaaaatcacagagACTTGTATCTTACCACCCAGTCACGGCGGGTGATCATGGTCTTCATTATAttgaagttgtaaaaaactGGAATGAGCAGTGGTGGTGCCACTGAAACAAAATGAGAGATGTAAATTATTCCTGGAAGCTGTAATCATTCATCATTTCACTTAAATGACTCCAAATAAAAAACATACCAAGAAAGAAGTATTGGTGCTGGTGATGATAGGGCATGTGCTTGATCTTTTTTACTCCATACTGTAACAAGAGGAGCACAGGAAGAGTGAGCAGCTTGGCCAAACAAATGTGTAAGAATCAGaaagtctgctttaaagcagctTGCCTCCACTGGTTGAGTTTCTCCAAGCACAAAGATGTCCAACATGTAGATATCTGGGTCCTTCATGAAGACGTTGGGTTTGGCGTGATGCTGGAAATGTCGATGATTCCACCAGTTGGCTGAAGctccctgaaaaaaaacaaaaacagtatttCAATAACCGTGTACCCTTTtattaatgaaaaaaagacttttaaaaTCCAAGCAGATTACCTTTAAATGTCCGATGACTAACTTGTGTATCAGGTGATTCCACCGAGACTTCTTGAAGACAGAGAGATGGCCAAAGTCATGCTGCAACCATCCAGCCTGCGACTAAAGAGGAACAGGGTCAATTTTGTGTGGTGACATCCCTTTTAACAACAACagatatttattttcaaattacCTGAGCAGTTGCCAGCAACACTGAACACAGAAGCGTCAGTGTCCAGCTGGTCCCCCAGAACCAGACAATCAGCCATGCGAGGGCCTCCAGCAGCAGGATGTGACCCAGATGGAGGCAGAAGAACAACGGCTTAGCTTGAAAATGACCCTCCTTCTCTGCCTGCTCTCGTAAAGTCTTAAAGTCCTGAATGATTGCTGCctgaagaaagagaagaagtagAAAAACGGTCCTTTTGCAGAAATGATGATGCAGTGACGTAACATTTTTCAAATGTCAACTCAATAAGATTGATGAATAACCAAACTGGTCAGCCTATAGTCTAACCTACACCTCTGACTTGAGTTCAGAGTCTTACTTTTTTGTTGTGGTCCTGGCTGGACTCTGTCGCTGCCAACTCCCCGATCAACAGAGGCTTCAGAAACTTTTGCACAAACTTTTGGTCAGGATGAAAAGCAGAGAACACCTCctggaaaagaaaaatggtAACAACTTTAAATGATACACCAAACAGGAACGTATACAGAAATGCAAAAACGTTCTCATATATATTGCAACACTTTTGATAAAAACACACGTTATAGTTTGGACTATAACAGAAAAAAGTATCCTCTGTAAGGTAAGTTTATCATTAGAGCACATTTCATACTCAGAGACATCTCAAAGTGTTTTGCATCAAGCTGGAAAAGTATTGAAGTCCTGGAAGGCAGATGAAGACAAAAACTCAGCAAATCTGACTGCAAACATCTTCAGACATGATCTTCCAAAGTTTATTTTCAATTCTTGAACAGAAAGCAGTTTTTATCCGATAACGATGCAGATTGTTTCACTCACTCCGAACCACTTTGGATCGGTCCACTCTACATTCTCATATTATATGCATGCGCATCTTAGATAATAAAAGTCCTGCTACGAACAGCAGAGTTTCAATACAATGAAATTAAGAGAGGTTTTTACCTCACTATGTGCAGCAAGTCTTAAGTGGGACGGCTTCATGATGTAACGTGtttgatgtgcatgttttcccTCTTGTGGTCAAAGTGAGGAAATGCATTTAGATTTGGATGGATGAAAACTTCATAGCAGCAATCGGGAAGGTTACTTTTAGCACATTTCTTATCCAGTTTCATGTATTTGCATGTGGAGATACATGACTCAATGGTACTTATATTACAAAAGGGGAAGTAGGAGGTTTTTTTCGACCATGCAAGTTGTAAAAGATGTTGTTAAAAGACATGAAACACTATTCTACATAGTTCCACCTTAAATGTTGAGATTTTCAACATATTTCAGGAAAATCATGGATCAGGATTTCAAATGGAAGGCGCATTCGTCAAAGATCAAATGGACTCTCATGGGCGTGAGTGGAAAGCTGGTTGACTCACAGGGTGTGAACACACAGTGTGTTTTTCCATATTTTGGTTGGAGATAGGACCAATCTTACAAATAACAATAAGAATTTGAAATAAAGGCCTAAAAAGTATATCCTAAAAATCCATACTGAAGATACATGTCTATTTCTTTAATCTATTAATTTTCTTATTTTCGCCCGTTTTACAAAACTAACTCCGAGACTTTAGTCATTTTCATCAAAATGACATTCTAACTTTTCAGAAGATGACCGTATTCTTGCCAATAGACAATGCATTTGCATCTTATCTCGCACTTTAATGACATAcacatatctttaaaaaaatgaagttgttgttttaatgGATAGTGAGAATCGAGATACAGATATCTGAAATTTTatcatttctcgtcaaaataaACATTCCATATATTGTCAACTATATTAGTTGTATCCACAGTAATCACTGTCCcaacaaattaagtcgctttTGCTTTTGTCAAATTTATTTTTGAGCTTTGAAGGCTCCGAAGTCTTTACTCtccagagaaagagaaaggactAAGCCTTGACACTTGATGTGCGTACCAATTTATAATACTATTAATACCATCTACAATAGATCGCCATTCTGGTAACCTAAAGGTATTCACTTAAAGCcagtcttaaaggggaactctggtatttttgaagcgcaatcccattgctagaggttgtcaaatactgacagcaCAGGCTGGTGCAAATGAAGTCGCTAGATTacgtcatgacgtcatcagtgacgtaaccacgcccatattatatattttcgctcctacccgaaaagaaatcagccggcctgaagctgatttcacctctaaactctgtaaactttagcaacatttgaaaatttctaggccagaaagtagtcgtttagatccccaacgtgttaaaaacctgccaaaataccggctatttacaattttgttgcgctactaaagctagccacagtgagcaacgcacttccggttattttgacaaaataaaatacccgttgccttttatcatagggaaagccattacgataaaaatgtcattttgttttgaaaacaggaagtgaacctaccctcgttgtagctagcttgaaactgccgttttgacagggaatgacggtatgccggtttgccgccgtcctgcagtgcttctgtctcggcttgtatggtgtcgcggggcagctgatttgtcactcacaaaacaagttcaattgtcgctagattcagccagattgagcccgaaagtcgctaaattttttgtcgccagaaatggccaaaagtcgctaaatctagcgacaaagtcgctaaattggcaacactgcgtccagaagcttggcaggaagctaaactagagccagcttggctagcacctagcattattaaacgtatagttagcatatactaaatactaaatgcCCTTCAAAACCTACTCAACCACTGCCATTTACTGTAGGATATAAACACCGCCACAGCAAATAGTAGTTTTGTTCTCAGTAAACACTCTGATAGATTTATTCAAAGAGGAAAAACATTTACCGTGGCATCCTCCCCAGCGTAGTGGCCGATGACCCGAAACCCTCCTGGATGCCTTTTGGCCCACTGAGAGACATTGTAAACCTTTCGATTGACCACCAGCCATTGATCATTCTTGCTGCAGTGCTTCTCCACCTCCTCCCAGGTGTAAACACCTGCACCTCTCCCACTGGGCTCCGTCTGCTGACCTCCACCTCCCATCGTCACTTCTATTAATCCACCTGCACACTAAAGGACCAGTCTGGAGCAAagatgtggggggaaaaaaggaaaaagctcTTCAAACAGCGCACAGACAGAGCAGCTCTCAGAAACTGAGGCTGCTCTCTAAAGTTGAACGTGGTTGAACTAAAACAGAGGGGTGCGAAAACCAGGACAACTATTAACCGGCTGTTGGAGCAGTTGGTGAAGCGTTGCTGAATTTGTGTCGAATCTGCCCTTAATAATCTGCACACAGATGAACTGAACCGAGGAAATGTTAAGATCAGCGAGCTTTCATTAaaatttcagtaaaaaaaaaaaagaaagaaagaaaatagtcTCTCATAATACGGTCCGTTTtgattgtgaaaaaaaagagcacgagCCATCGGGCCACAACATGAAGATGGGAAATAATACCAACTCACAGCATCCAGATTGGGCCTCCTCTGCCGGGGCTCCCGTTACATCAGTGGACCGCTTCACGTCTGCTCCAGATCGGTACAGATGCTTTTAAAAAGCAAGTACAGTATCATGAAGCCAACCTCCGATTCTCTTTCCTGATAGGCTGGGTTCATCGCCCCCCTCCATCCGAACTTCGGAGCAAATCTTTCGAGGGTTTCTGGCCAATCGCTGAACagcaggcctttttttttttttgaaccgCTGCCAATGCGATATGGGTCAAGATGTTTATCTGACTATTAAAGAGTCACCTCAGCGACCAAATGCAGAACAATCAGCCGGAGCACGCTGGTCTTGCCTTTTGAACGGCTGTGGTGATGCTGGCAGGTTTGCAGATAAATAGGTCACAGGCTACTTGAATGAGCAGCAGGTTACAGCATTTCATTGCGCCCGCTTCTTTTATGCCTCATTTTCTGCAACGTTTACGTGTAAGGCCTGCAGAATTATTAGACTGAAACAGAGAtggaattttaatttaatttaattttaattttttttggttaCTCCAGCAGAACATAAGTCTGAATGACCGCTTCACAGTTTACACAACACATTACATAATGTACGGATTATTCAGCTGTTGCCCATGGACACAGACTGGGGGGCCCCCTTTTGAAACAACCGCAGAGTTATTTTCCTTCGTGGTCATTCGTGTCTTCTTAATTTCAATCTCTGTGTCGTTGTTTTTTACATCCTTTGagatgtttagtttagtttagtttttctgaTCATTTCATGTCTCCttgtggtagttttgtgtctCCTTTGTCTTTGCAGTAGCCCACTTTATCATCTTTGTATCCATTTAGGTTTCTGTGGTAATTTCTCATCTCCTTATAGTTATTTGTCTTTCAGTGTGTCTCTTTAGAGTTACAATTTGGTGTCTGTGCTAATTTTATGTCTCTGTGATAACTGACTTTTTGCTTTGTTGTTCGAACTGTTTGATCGATCTTTACTCTTTATGGTTATTTAGGCTTTTTTTGTGGTTGTTCCTTGTTTCTTTACATGTTAAGAATATCTTGTGGTCTTTTCTTGCTCCCCTGTTGTTATTTTGAGTCCCATTGGGGCAAGTTATCTAGTTGTAGTCATTTTGCATTTCTGCCCCAGGATTTTAGTATCACCCACTTAATCCTTCTATGTTTATACACAATTCAAGTAAATACAAGATTTCCAGTTGATTAGAAATCTAAATTGGTTACACATGGAAGTGATGTTTCTCTCAGTCTGTCACTATCTTTGTGTTAGTACTGTAGAACACACGTCACATTTCtatatgttgtgtttttgttgaatTTATTTCCTGGCATTGACCAAAAGATAAGTACCATagtaaaagtggaaaaaaaatctcgGGAGTGTATGTTGTAAATACTTTTAGGCGGTGATGGTGCCTTCCCAAATGTGCAAGTTGTCAGTTGCATACACACTCAGGCTCCCCCATACCATCAGCGATGCAGGCTTTTAAAGAGTGCTTCtaacaagctggatggtccctctccttTTTAGTCCAGAGAATGCAGCACCCCAGATATCCAAAGGTAGTTTCAAATTTTGTTTTGTCTGACCACGCAATAGTTTTCCACTCTGCTTCAGTCCGTTTTAAATGAGCCGGTGATGCGTTTTCTCTGACAGAATTGTGCCTCTTTTTAAAGCAGCTGC
This genomic interval from Odontesthes bonariensis isolate fOdoBon6 chromosome 7, fOdoBon6.hap1, whole genome shotgun sequence contains the following:
- the LOC142384059 gene encoding acyl-CoA Delta-4 desaturase-like, which encodes MGGGGQQTEPSGRGAGVYTWEEVEKHCSKNDQWLVVNRKVYNVSQWAKRHPGGFRVIGHYAGEDATEVFSAFHPDQKFVQKFLKPLLIGELAATESSQDHNKKAAIIQDFKTLREQAEKEGHFQAKPLFFCLHLGHILLLEALAWLIVWFWGTSWTLTLLCSVLLATAQSQAGWLQHDFGHLSVFKKSRWNHLIHKLVIGHLKGASANWWNHRHFQHHAKPNVFMKDPDIYMLDIFVLGETQPVEYGVKKIKHMPYHHQHQYFFLVAPPLLIPVFYNFNIMKTMITRRDWVDLSWAMTYYFRYFYCYVPLYGVFGSLALMTFVRFLESHWFVWVTQMSHLPKEIDHEKRQDWLTMQLQATCNIEQSTFNDWFSGHLNFQIEHHLFPRMPRHNYQAVAPQVRALCEKHGIPYEVKTLWQGMVDVVRSLKKSGDLWLDAYHHK